The Streptomyces cynarae genome contains a region encoding:
- a CDS encoding tellurite resistance/C4-dicarboxylate transporter family protein: protein MSGTSALRTWWAPRPPATGSAVMATGILSVGLHLTGQQILSRLALVLAGAAWLGLAADIALQLLWDREQWRARAGSPAALTMVPATTVLGSGVSALNGQPLAEALLALAVVLWACLVPLTVPDWERRMPGAVFLGCVATEGIAMLGAVLAAAEGVAWLAHTALVFFWFGLVFYLIGLGCFDPRQVVTGPGDQWISGGALALSALAGSQLMSAAHKGPYLWNNDDSGVLRGVTVALLVLALACYVVLAVAEVLRPRFRYDVRRWSTVFPMGMTAVAALSVASSVGVPWLRGLGRVLLWIAVAAWLLVLAGAVASAVDGVRSRARR from the coding sequence ATGTCAGGCACCTCCGCGCTGCGCACCTGGTGGGCGCCGCGTCCGCCCGCCACCGGGTCCGCCGTCATGGCGACCGGCATCCTGTCGGTCGGGCTCCACCTGACCGGCCAGCAGATCCTCTCCCGCCTCGCCCTGGTCCTGGCGGGTGCCGCCTGGCTGGGGCTCGCCGCCGACATCGCCCTGCAACTGCTGTGGGACCGGGAGCAGTGGCGGGCCCGGGCCGGCTCGCCGGCCGCGCTCACCATGGTGCCGGCGACCACCGTGCTGGGCTCAGGGGTGTCCGCTCTGAACGGGCAGCCGCTCGCCGAGGCACTGCTCGCACTGGCCGTGGTGCTCTGGGCCTGCCTGGTCCCGTTGACCGTGCCGGACTGGGAGCGCCGGATGCCCGGCGCGGTGTTCCTCGGGTGCGTGGCGACGGAGGGGATCGCGATGCTCGGGGCGGTGCTCGCGGCGGCCGAGGGGGTGGCCTGGCTCGCCCACACGGCGCTGGTGTTCTTCTGGTTCGGGCTGGTGTTCTACCTGATCGGGCTGGGCTGCTTCGACCCTCGGCAGGTGGTGACCGGGCCGGGCGACCAGTGGATCTCAGGTGGCGCACTCGCCCTCTCGGCGCTGGCCGGTTCGCAGCTCATGAGCGCCGCGCACAAAGGGCCCTACTTGTGGAACAACGACGACAGCGGCGTCCTGCGCGGTGTGACCGTCGCCCTCCTCGTCCTCGCCCTGGCCTGCTACGTCGTCCTGGCGGTGGCGGAGGTGCTGCGGCCCCGGTTCCGCTACGACGTCCGGCGCTGGTCGACCGTGTTCCCGATGGGGATGACGGCGGTGGCGGCGCTGTCCGTCGCCTCCTCCGTCGGCGTGCCGTGGCTGCGCGGCCTCGGCCGGGTGTTGCTGTGGATCGCGGTGGCCGCCTGGCTCCTGGTCCTCGCCGGAGCGGTCGCGTCCGCCGTGGACGGCGTCAGGTCCAGAGCACGGCGATGA
- the pcrA gene encoding DNA helicase PcrA, with protein sequence MSSLFDDSFLADLKATPAHEEEPPPPEDQHAPEPVPDDLFGGKFDLPPDRDAYYRNGTHRPAVDMAALLEGLNENQRAAVVHAGSPLLIVAGAGSGKTRVLTHRIAYLLAERGVHPGQILAITFTNKAAGEMKERVEQLVGPRANAMWVMTFHSACVRILRRESKRLGFTSSFSIYDAADSKRLMALVCRDLDLDPKRFPPKSFSAKISNLKNELIDEEDFAAQAADGFEKTLAQAYALYQSRLREANALDFDDLIMTTVNLLRAFPDVAEHYRRRFRHVLVDEYQDTNHAQYALVRELVGTRAHDEDVPPNEHDVPPAELCVVGDADQSIYAFRGATIRNILQFEEDYPDATTILLEQNYRSTQTILSAANAVIERNESRRPKNLWTNAGAGARITGYVADTEHDEAQFVADEIDRLTDAGEAKAGDVAVFYRTNAQSRVFEEVFIRVGLPYKVVGGVRFYERKEVRDVLAYLRVLANPEDSVPLRRILNVPKRGIGERAEAMIDALAQREKISFSQALRRVDEAYGMAARSTNAVKRFNTLMEELRTIVESGAGPATVLEAVLERTGYLAELQSSTDPQDETRIENLQELAAVALEFEQERGEGAETAGAAVPGGTLADFLEQVALVADSDQIPDGEEGDGVITLMTLHTAKGLEFPVVFLTGMEDGVFPHMRALGQTKELEEERRLAYVGITRARERLYLTRSAMRSAWGQPSYNPPSRFLEEIPEQHVEWKRKGGSFAAPSSGPLSGVAASLSSSRSRSSAAGASGFATRRGGATERPVVSLAVGDRVTHDQFGLGTVVAVKGTGSNAEATIDFGDEKPKRLLLRYAPVEKL encoded by the coding sequence ATGAGCAGCCTCTTTGACGACAGCTTCCTGGCGGACCTCAAGGCCACTCCGGCCCACGAGGAGGAGCCCCCGCCGCCCGAGGACCAGCACGCTCCGGAGCCTGTTCCGGACGATCTGTTCGGCGGGAAGTTCGACCTGCCACCGGACAGGGACGCGTACTACCGCAACGGCACGCACCGCCCTGCCGTCGACATGGCGGCGCTGCTGGAGGGGCTGAACGAGAACCAGCGCGCGGCCGTCGTGCACGCCGGTTCCCCGCTGCTCATCGTGGCCGGCGCCGGCTCCGGCAAGACGCGTGTGCTCACCCACCGCATCGCGTACCTGCTGGCCGAGCGGGGCGTCCACCCCGGGCAGATCCTCGCGATCACCTTCACCAACAAGGCCGCGGGCGAGATGAAGGAGCGGGTCGAGCAGCTCGTCGGCCCGCGCGCGAACGCGATGTGGGTGATGACCTTCCATAGCGCCTGCGTCCGCATCCTGCGCCGGGAGAGCAAGAGGCTCGGCTTCACGTCCTCCTTCTCCATCTACGACGCCGCCGACAGCAAGCGCCTGATGGCCCTCGTCTGCCGTGACCTGGACCTCGACCCCAAGCGCTTCCCGCCCAAGTCCTTCAGCGCCAAGATCTCCAACCTGAAGAACGAGCTGATCGACGAGGAGGACTTCGCCGCCCAGGCGGCCGACGGTTTCGAGAAGACCCTCGCCCAGGCGTACGCGCTCTACCAGTCCCGGCTGCGCGAGGCGAACGCGCTCGACTTCGACGATCTGATCATGACGACGGTCAATCTGCTGCGCGCCTTCCCGGACGTCGCCGAGCACTACCGCCGCCGTTTCCGCCACGTCCTCGTCGACGAGTACCAGGACACCAACCACGCCCAGTACGCCCTGGTGCGCGAACTCGTGGGCACCCGCGCGCACGACGAGGACGTCCCGCCCAACGAGCACGACGTCCCGCCCGCCGAGCTGTGCGTCGTCGGCGACGCCGACCAGTCGATCTACGCCTTCCGCGGCGCGACCATCCGCAACATCCTCCAGTTCGAGGAGGACTACCCGGACGCCACGACGATCCTGCTGGAGCAGAACTACCGCTCCACGCAGACGATCCTCTCCGCCGCCAACGCGGTCATCGAGCGCAACGAGTCCCGCCGTCCGAAGAACCTGTGGACCAACGCGGGCGCCGGCGCCCGGATCACCGGCTACGTCGCCGACACCGAGCACGACGAGGCGCAGTTCGTCGCCGACGAGATAGACCGCCTCACGGACGCGGGCGAGGCCAAGGCCGGGGACGTCGCCGTCTTCTACCGCACCAACGCACAGTCCCGTGTCTTCGAAGAGGTCTTCATCCGCGTCGGCCTGCCCTACAAGGTCGTCGGCGGCGTCCGCTTCTACGAGCGCAAGGAGGTCCGGGACGTCCTGGCCTACCTGCGGGTGCTGGCGAACCCGGAGGACTCCGTGCCGCTGCGGCGCATCCTGAACGTGCCCAAGCGGGGCATCGGCGAGCGCGCCGAGGCGATGATCGACGCCCTCGCCCAGCGCGAGAAGATCAGCTTCTCGCAGGCCCTTCGCCGCGTCGACGAGGCGTACGGCATGGCGGCCCGCTCCACCAACGCGGTCAAGCGGTTCAACACGCTGATGGAGGAGCTGCGCACGATCGTGGAGTCGGGCGCCGGACCGGCCACGGTCCTCGAGGCCGTCCTCGAACGCACCGGCTACCTCGCCGAGTTGCAGTCCTCGACCGACCCCCAGGACGAGACCCGGATCGAGAACCTTCAGGAACTCGCCGCCGTCGCCCTGGAGTTCGAACAGGAGCGCGGCGAGGGAGCGGAGACCGCAGGGGCTGCCGTCCCGGGCGGCACTCTGGCCGACTTCCTGGAGCAGGTCGCACTCGTCGCCGACTCCGACCAGATTCCCGACGGGGAAGAGGGTGACGGCGTCATCACGCTGATGACCCTGCACACCGCGAAGGGCCTCGAGTTCCCGGTGGTCTTCCTGACCGGCATGGAGGACGGCGTCTTCCCGCACATGCGCGCGCTCGGGCAGACCAAGGAACTGGAGGAGGAGCGGCGCTTGGCGTACGTCGGCATCACGCGTGCGCGGGAGCGGCTCTACCTGACGCGGTCGGCCATGCGCAGCGCCTGGGGCCAGCCGTCGTACAACCCGCCCTCGCGGTTCCTGGAGGAGATCCCGGAGCAGCACGTGGAGTGGAAGCGGAAGGGTGGTTCCTTCGCGGCGCCGTCGTCCGGGCCGCTCTCGGGGGTGGCGGCCTCGCTGTCGTCGTCCCGTTCGCGCTCGTCGGCAGCGGGCGCGTCCGGGTTCGCCACGCGCCGGGGCGGGGCGACGGAGCGGCCGGTGGTCTCGCTGGCGGTGGGCGACCGTGTCACCCATGACCAGTTCGGCCTCGGGACGGTCGTCGCTGTGAAGGGCACGGGGTCGAACGCGGAGGCGACGATCGACTTCGGGGATGAGAAGCCGAAGCGGCTGCTGCTGCGGTACGCGCCGGTGGAGAAGCTGTAG
- a CDS encoding class II aldolase/adducin family protein, with protein sequence MHGPTPPPPLPTDQLRFAMPPMHESVEDERRHRKERLAGALRIFGRLGFEDGVSGHITARDPEFTDCFWVNPFGMSFRHVTVSDLVLANQDGQVIDGRYHVNQAAFTVHAQVHAARPDVVAVAHCHSVHGRALAALGDLLDPITQESCAFYEDHAVYDAYTGVAVDAEEGRRIATALDSRKALVLRNHGLLTVGDSVDAAAWWFLSMERSCQVQLTAKAAGRPVLIDHRQAVATREQLGGDLVAWINYQPLWQDITRSEPDLLG encoded by the coding sequence ATGCACGGCCCCACTCCGCCCCCGCCCCTGCCCACCGACCAGCTGCGGTTCGCCATGCCGCCGATGCACGAGTCGGTCGAGGACGAGCGACGGCACCGCAAGGAACGGCTCGCGGGCGCCCTGCGGATCTTCGGGCGGCTCGGTTTCGAGGACGGGGTGTCCGGACACATCACCGCACGCGACCCGGAGTTCACGGACTGCTTCTGGGTCAACCCCTTCGGTATGTCGTTCCGGCACGTCACCGTGAGCGACCTGGTGCTCGCCAACCAGGACGGGCAGGTGATCGACGGCCGCTACCACGTGAACCAGGCCGCGTTCACCGTGCACGCCCAGGTCCACGCCGCCCGCCCCGATGTCGTCGCCGTCGCCCACTGCCACTCGGTGCACGGACGGGCCCTCGCCGCACTCGGCGACCTGCTGGACCCCATCACCCAGGAGTCCTGCGCCTTCTACGAGGACCACGCCGTGTACGACGCCTACACCGGGGTCGCCGTCGACGCCGAGGAGGGACGCCGGATCGCGACCGCGCTCGACAGCCGCAAGGCCCTCGTCCTGCGCAACCACGGACTGTTGACGGTGGGCGACTCGGTGGACGCGGCGGCCTGGTGGTTCCTGTCGATGGAACGCTCCTGCCAGGTGCAGCTGACCGCGAAGGCCGCGGGACGCCCCGTCCTGATCGACCACCGACAGGCGGTGGCCACCCGGGAGCAGCTCGGCGGCGACCTGGTGGCCTGGATCAACTACCAGCCGCTGTGGCAGGACATCACCCGCAGCGAACCGGATCTGCTCGGCTGA
- a CDS encoding PspC domain-containing protein, with amino-acid sequence MTDQQHAAAGHGPGAGHASTAGRGPGGERGGRPPGDGAPGAAPQHAVPASGPAGSAANEEPRARAGADVRQDAAVRENGGEDAGMGQDAGGHREPGARTGAAARERAGAGKDMPGRGGTATSDHAAVAEEPGRFRRDRRHKMLAGVCSGLARQCDMDPAIFRIVLAVLSAAGGLGLIFYGFVWLLVPYGDEEENEIRKLLTGRVDGQALAAVLFALVGCGIFLSMLRNGSVLTFAAVLSLLLAGAAYWSRQRGAPDADPLTTQAVADAPPEATAPPVPASYPSWWREPIVKDGTHVGGTGYLWGPTDTAGRDVAAAVAIARGSSYAERIRTEQRHRPRGPRWIGGWVFLLALLAGGLGTLLTWDDRALGTSLQTGLACALVVFGVGIAVSSLLGRTGAGSVFLAVLTAALLAASAALPKDIGTQWRRATWAPASVAAVREKYDLGTGVGTLDLSRLRLAGNQTVTTRAQVGVGQLKVVVPREATVELNIDTGVGDIRLPGETHKDVDVKPGKHRTVTLTPAAGTKKAATLRLDLEVGVGQVEVDRAAS; translated from the coding sequence ATGACAGATCAGCAGCACGCGGCAGCGGGGCACGGCCCTGGTGCGGGGCACGCCTCCACCGCGGGGCGCGGCCCCGGCGGGGAGCGGGGTGGCCGGCCGCCGGGGGACGGCGCGCCGGGCGCCGCCCCGCAGCACGCCGTGCCCGCGTCCGGCCCTGCCGGGTCCGCTGCGAACGAGGAGCCGCGCGCGCGGGCGGGCGCGGACGTGCGGCAGGATGCGGCCGTGCGCGAGAACGGAGGCGAGGACGCCGGCATGGGCCAGGACGCGGGCGGACACCGGGAGCCGGGCGCCCGCACGGGTGCGGCCGCGCGTGAGCGGGCCGGGGCCGGGAAGGACATGCCCGGACGCGGCGGAACCGCCACGTCCGACCACGCGGCGGTGGCCGAGGAGCCGGGCCGGTTCCGGCGTGACCGGCGGCACAAGATGCTGGCGGGGGTCTGTTCGGGCCTGGCCCGGCAGTGCGACATGGATCCGGCGATCTTCCGGATCGTGCTGGCGGTGCTCTCGGCGGCGGGCGGCCTCGGCCTCATCTTCTACGGCTTCGTCTGGCTCCTCGTGCCCTACGGGGACGAGGAGGAGAACGAGATCCGCAAGCTGCTGACGGGCCGCGTCGACGGTCAGGCCCTGGCCGCGGTGCTCTTCGCCCTGGTGGGCTGCGGCATCTTCCTTTCGATGCTCAGGAACGGCAGCGTGCTGACCTTCGCCGCCGTCCTGTCCCTGCTCCTCGCGGGCGCGGCGTACTGGTCGCGGCAGCGCGGCGCTCCCGACGCCGACCCGCTCACCACGCAGGCGGTGGCCGACGCCCCGCCGGAGGCCACGGCACCGCCGGTCCCCGCCTCCTACCCCTCCTGGTGGCGCGAGCCCATCGTCAAGGACGGCACCCACGTGGGCGGCACGGGCTATCTGTGGGGCCCGACCGACACCGCCGGCCGAGACGTCGCGGCGGCGGTCGCCATCGCCCGCGGTTCCTCTTACGCCGAGCGCATACGGACCGAGCAGCGGCACAGACCTCGGGGGCCGCGCTGGATCGGCGGCTGGGTGTTTCTCCTCGCCCTGCTCGCGGGCGGCCTCGGCACCCTGCTGACCTGGGACGACCGGGCGCTTGGCACGAGTCTGCAGACGGGCCTGGCGTGCGCGCTGGTGGTGTTCGGCGTGGGCATCGCGGTCAGCTCGTTGCTGGGGCGTACGGGGGCGGGGTCGGTCTTCCTCGCGGTACTCACGGCGGCCCTGCTCGCCGCCTCGGCGGCCCTGCCGAAGGACATCGGCACCCAGTGGAGGCGTGCCACCTGGGCGCCGGCCTCGGTGGCCGCCGTGCGGGAGAAGTACGACCTGGGCACCGGTGTCGGCACTCTGGATCTCAGCCGTCTCAGGCTCGCCGGGAACCAGACGGTGACGACGCGGGCCCAGGTGGGGGTGGGTCAGCTGAAGGTGGTGGTTCCCAGGGAGGCGACGGTGGAGCTGAACATCGACACGGGTGTGGGCGACATCCGGTTGCCGGGGGAGACCCACAAGGACGTGGATGTGAAGCCGGGCAAGCACCGGACGGTGACGCTCACCCCCGCGGCGGGGACGAAGAAGGCGGCCACGCTCCGCCTCGACCTCGAGGTCGGCGTGGGCCAGGTGGAGGTGGACCGTGCTGCGTCATGA
- a CDS encoding DoxX family protein, translating to MVHGIRTDSHTSYVDEGSTWRDTAVRYALLPLRVFLGITFIYAGLDKLTNSAFMHASGSGSIGELMHSVRGSSAIPALVDLALKHPVGFGYAIAFGELAVGIGTLVGLLGRLAALGGALISLSLWLTVSWASTPYYYGNDLAYLMAWIPLVLAGTPVLSLDAALRARRRQRTGGYR from the coding sequence ATGGTTCATGGCATTCGCACGGACTCCCACACCTCCTACGTCGACGAGGGCAGCACCTGGCGGGACACCGCCGTGCGGTACGCACTGCTTCCACTGCGCGTCTTCCTCGGCATCACCTTCATCTACGCGGGCCTGGACAAGCTCACCAACAGCGCTTTCATGCATGCCTCCGGCTCCGGGTCCATCGGTGAGCTGATGCACTCCGTGCGCGGCTCGTCGGCGATCCCGGCCCTGGTCGACCTGGCGTTGAAGCATCCCGTCGGCTTCGGCTACGCCATCGCCTTCGGTGAACTCGCCGTCGGAATCGGCACGCTCGTCGGCCTGTTGGGACGCCTCGCCGCGCTCGGCGGCGCGCTGATCTCGCTGAGCCTGTGGCTGACCGTCAGCTGGGCCTCGACCCCCTACTACTACGGCAACGACCTCGCCTATCTGATGGCCTGGATCCCCCTGGTCCTCGCCGGCACCCCGGTCCTGTCCCTCGACGCCGCCCTGCGGGCCCGACGACGGCAACGCACGGGCGGCTACCGCTGA
- a CDS encoding LuxR C-terminal-related transcriptional regulator, giving the protein MSDANGEAAVSGGNADRRVRVVLVDDHRMFRTGVQAEIGQTELTGVEVVGEAADVDQAVAVIIATRPEVVLLDVHLPGGGGVEVLRRCASLTADPEQPVRFLALSVSDAAEDVIGVIRGGARGYVTKTITGSDLIDSIFRVQEGDAVFSPRLAGFVLDAFASTDAPPVDEDLDRLTQREREVLRLIARGYAYKEIAKQLFISVKTVESHVSAVLRKLQLSNRHELTRWATARRLV; this is encoded by the coding sequence ATGAGCGACGCGAACGGGGAGGCCGCGGTGTCCGGTGGAAACGCGGACCGGCGGGTGCGGGTCGTACTCGTCGACGACCACCGTATGTTCCGTACGGGAGTCCAGGCCGAGATCGGGCAGACGGAGCTGACCGGCGTCGAGGTCGTCGGTGAGGCGGCCGACGTCGACCAGGCGGTAGCCGTCATCATCGCCACCCGCCCCGAGGTCGTCCTTCTCGACGTCCACCTGCCGGGTGGCGGCGGGGTGGAAGTGCTGCGCCGCTGCGCTTCGCTGACGGCCGACCCCGAGCAGCCGGTGCGGTTCCTGGCGCTGTCGGTGTCGGATGCGGCCGAGGACGTGATCGGCGTGATCCGCGGTGGCGCCCGCGGCTATGTGACGAAGACGATCACCGGCTCGGACCTCATCGACTCCATCTTCCGCGTCCAGGAGGGCGACGCCGTCTTCTCCCCGCGCCTGGCCGGCTTCGTCCTGGACGCCTTCGCCTCGACCGACGCGCCGCCCGTCGACGAGGACCTGGACCGCCTCACCCAGCGCGAACGCGAGGTCCTGCGCCTCATCGCCCGCGGCTACGCGTACAAGGAGATCGCCAAGCAGCTGTTCATCTCGGTGAAGACGGTCGAGTCCCATGTCTCGGCGGTCCTGCGCAAGCTCCAGCTGTCGAACCGGCATGAGCTGACACGCTGGGCGACGGCACGCCGGCTGGTGTGA
- a CDS encoding ATP-binding protein: MPDAATLPLVDPRPPRKLYRSSDGRWLGGVARGLAGHLGLPVIWVRLVFVGLFLAHGFGALLYAAFWFFVPLGVGGVDERRAPSLVGTETSPHGRRRLVARKPDRGQIVALLLMVVVALTFVGSMKLDGVAKVYLIPAVLVAAGVALVWRQADNARRARWMEVGSRRRTLTLLRAAAGVLLVTAGVSGMFVLQGSAAHLGSVLQAALAVLVGITLLAGPYLVRITQDLSEERLMRIRAQERAEVAAHVHDSVLHTLTLIQRNAENANEVRRLARAQERDLRAWLYKPEGTGKDEAEEPDTLAEAVRRNAAEVEDKHGVPIEVVIVGDCPLDERIGAQMQAAREAMVNAAKYGGEGGAVQVYAEVEGRTVFVSVRDRGPGFDLDAIPADRMGVRESIIGRMERNGGTARLRAVPDGGTEVELEMERAETTS; this comes from the coding sequence ATGCCGGACGCCGCAACCCTGCCCCTCGTCGATCCGCGGCCGCCGCGCAAGCTCTACCGCAGCAGCGACGGACGCTGGCTCGGGGGCGTGGCGCGGGGGCTCGCAGGGCATCTCGGGCTGCCCGTGATCTGGGTGCGCCTCGTCTTCGTCGGCCTGTTCCTGGCACACGGCTTCGGCGCGCTGCTGTACGCGGCGTTCTGGTTCTTCGTCCCGCTCGGGGTCGGCGGTGTCGACGAACGGCGTGCCCCGTCCCTGGTCGGCACCGAGACCTCACCCCACGGCCGCCGCAGACTGGTCGCCCGCAAGCCCGACCGGGGGCAGATCGTCGCTCTGCTCCTGATGGTCGTCGTCGCGCTGACCTTCGTGGGCAGCATGAAGCTCGACGGCGTCGCCAAGGTCTACCTCATACCGGCCGTGCTCGTCGCCGCGGGCGTCGCCCTGGTCTGGCGCCAGGCGGACAACGCGCGACGGGCCCGCTGGATGGAGGTCGGCAGCCGCCGCCGCACGCTCACCCTGCTGCGTGCCGCGGCCGGTGTCCTGCTGGTCACCGCGGGTGTCTCCGGCATGTTCGTACTGCAGGGCTCCGCCGCCCACCTCGGCTCGGTCCTCCAGGCAGCGCTGGCGGTTCTCGTCGGCATCACGCTGCTCGCCGGACCGTACCTGGTGCGGATCACCCAGGACCTGTCCGAGGAGCGCCTGATGCGCATCCGCGCCCAGGAGCGCGCCGAGGTCGCCGCCCACGTCCACGACTCGGTGCTGCACACCCTGACCCTGATCCAGCGCAACGCGGAGAACGCGAACGAGGTGCGCCGCCTCGCCCGCGCCCAGGAGCGCGACCTGCGCGCCTGGCTGTACAAACCGGAGGGCACCGGCAAGGACGAGGCCGAGGAGCCGGACACCCTGGCGGAGGCGGTCCGGCGCAACGCGGCGGAGGTGGAGGACAAGCACGGCGTCCCCATAGAGGTCGTCATCGTCGGCGACTGCCCCCTCGACGAACGGATCGGCGCACAGATGCAGGCCGCGCGCGAAGCGATGGTGAACGCCGCCAAGTACGGTGGCGAGGGCGGCGCCGTCCAGGTCTACGCCGAGGTCGAGGGCAGGACGGTGTTCGTGTCCGTCCGCGACCGCGGGCCCGGCTTCGACCTCGACGCGATACCCGCCGACCGCATGGGTGTCAGAGAATCGATCATCGGCCGTATGGAGCGCAACGGCGGCACGGCACGACTGCGCGCGGTGCCCGACGGCGGCACGGAGGTCGAGTTGGAGATGGAGAGGGCGGAGACGACGTCATGA
- a CDS encoding C40 family peptidase translates to MAPHRKARPAGTRIAGIRTPALATAALTSVALLSQTANAAPSADGGPSVEEVEKKVDDLYRRAESATEQYDAAKEKSDQQRGRVSALLDDVARRTQKLNEARDRLGSFAAAQYRTGEAAPDTATFLLADTPQDYFDQAQLMSRLTSRQKEAVDEYVTEQAATMRKRQEATESLRSLTESRLRLRAAKAEVQKKLADARDLLSELTAQERARLAALEKKKQEEAQRQAQELARQQAAQQQSPPTAPTTTTTGSPGSPTGATDSIDPSYATKAAKALAFARAQIGKPYVWGATGPGSYDCSGLTQAAWKAAGVSLPRTTYDQVNVGTTVPLADAQPGDLIFFYDDISHVGLYIGNGMMIHAPKPGAYVREESIYYGGAPIIHSVVRPA, encoded by the coding sequence ATGGCGCCGCACCGCAAGGCGCGCCCCGCGGGCACGCGTATCGCCGGCATACGGACCCCCGCCCTGGCGACGGCAGCCCTCACCTCCGTGGCCCTGCTCTCGCAGACCGCCAACGCCGCGCCCTCCGCCGACGGCGGGCCCAGCGTCGAGGAGGTCGAGAAGAAGGTCGACGACCTCTACCGCCGCGCCGAGTCCGCCACCGAGCAGTACGACGCGGCGAAGGAGAAGAGCGACCAGCAGCGGGGACGCGTCTCCGCGCTCCTCGACGACGTCGCAAGACGCACCCAGAAGCTCAACGAGGCGCGGGACCGGCTGGGTTCGTTCGCCGCGGCGCAGTACCGCACCGGGGAGGCGGCCCCCGACACGGCCACCTTCCTGCTGGCCGACACGCCGCAGGACTACTTCGACCAGGCCCAGCTGATGAGCCGGCTCACCAGCCGTCAGAAGGAAGCGGTCGACGAGTACGTCACCGAGCAGGCCGCGACGATGAGGAAGCGGCAGGAGGCCACCGAGAGCCTGCGGTCGCTCACCGAGTCGCGGCTGAGGCTCCGGGCGGCCAAGGCGGAGGTGCAGAAGAAGCTCGCCGACGCGCGGGACCTGCTGTCCGAGCTGACCGCGCAGGAGAGGGCACGGCTCGCCGCGCTGGAGAAGAAGAAGCAGGAGGAGGCGCAGCGGCAGGCGCAGGAGTTGGCGCGGCAGCAGGCGGCACAGCAACAGTCGCCCCCCACGGCCCCCACCACCACGACGACCGGCTCGCCGGGCTCCCCCACGGGGGCCACGGACTCCATAGACCCCTCGTACGCGACGAAAGCCGCCAAAGCGCTGGCGTTCGCCCGTGCCCAGATCGGCAAGCCGTATGTGTGGGGCGCCACCGGGCCCGGCTCGTACGACTGCTCGGGCCTGACCCAGGCCGCCTGGAAGGCTGCCGGGGTGTCACTGCCGCGCACCACCTACGACCAGGTGAACGTGGGCACGACGGTCCCGCTCGCCGACGCGCAGCCCGGTGATCTGATCTTCTTCTACGACGACATCAGCCATGTCGGCCTCTACATCGGCAACGGCATGATGATCCACGCGCCGAAGCCGGGGGCGTACGTCCGCGAGGAGTCGATCTACTACGGGGGCGCGCCGATCATCCACAGCGTGGTGCGCCCGGCCTGA